Proteins from one Impatiens glandulifera chromosome 2, dImpGla2.1, whole genome shotgun sequence genomic window:
- the LOC124927303 gene encoding TPR repeat-containing thioredoxin TTL1-like, which produces MSQSEKPISDLGLNEMTDRLTSDKNDNKPDFRKLDLGSPVSPLFNRQRPLLTTTTSSSSSSSGSVSAQNAPSQPPRKSNSGDLSGLLDSLPTVGSSRGGRKGHVRSNSASSYPLIYSGGSSATSSPINALPTGNICPSGRILKTGMASRSSKTDVLGTGSGNYGHGSIIRGGVQTEGVTNLRASYSVGDQKKRVTSVHDADELKQAGNQQYRHGHLIEALGLYDQAISMSPGNATYRFNKAVALIGLNRLFQAVKELEEAIKLDAGYGKAHHRLGSLLLRLGQVESAKRHLCIQGGQKPDVNDMKKIQALEMHLNKCTDARKVSDWKTLLKECDAAIAAGADACTQLYACKAEALLKLHLLDDANANLPNISNFDSSSMTQSTFFGMFAEAYVHFVRAQVEMAFGRFEDAVKEAEKAGQIDPRNVEVSVLVTNVRLVSRARTRGNNLFKSERFTEACAAYGEGLKHDSSNSILYCNRAACWFKLGMWERSVDDCSQALSIQPNYTKALLRRAASNSKLERWGEAVKDYEVLRKDLPDDSEVAESLFHAQVAFKKSRGEEVHNLKFGGEVELVSSLEHFKAAVSLPGVSVVHFKMETNQNCSQISHFLDTLSGRHPSINFLKVDIEETPTVGAIEKVSIVPTVKIYKNGIRVKEMVCPSPEFLDSSVRHYSC; this is translated from the exons ATGTCGCAATCTGAAAAACCCATTTCCGACTTAGGTTTAAATGAAATGACAGATAGATTAACCTCCGACAAGAACGATAACAAGCCGGATTTCAGGAAACTAGATCTGGGTTCGCCTGTTTCTCCCTTGTTCAACAGACAGAGACCACTACTCACTACTACAACCAGCAGTAGTTCCAGCTCTTCCGGATCCGTCTCCGCTCAAAATGCACCTTCTCAGCCGCCCAGGAAATCCAATTCCGGAGATCTCTCTGGGTTATTAGATAGCTTGCCCACCGTCGGATCATCACGGGGGGGACGTAAAGGGCATGTCAGGTCCAACTCAGCCAGTTCTTATCCATTGATCTATTCCGGTGGAAGTTCTGCCACTTCTTCACCGATCAATGCGCTTCCCACTGGCAATATTTGTCCGTCGGGGAGGATTTTGAAGACCGGAATGGCTAGTCGCAGTTCGAAGACAGATGTTCTGGGTACTGGATCGGGCAATTACGGCCACGGAAGCATAATCCGTGGTGGCGTCCAAACTGAGGGAGTGACTAACTTGAGAGCATCTTACAGCGTTGGGGATCAGAAAAAGAGGGTGACGTCTGTTCACGACGCGGATGAACTTAAACAGGCGGGTAACCAACAGTATAGGCATGGGCATTTGATTGAAGCTCTGGGTTTGTATGATCAGGCAATTTCAATGTCTCCTGGAAATGCTACTTACAGATTCAACAAGGCTGTGGCCTTGATTGGTCTCAACAGGCTGTTTCAGGCGGTGAAAGAATTGGAGGAGGCCATTAAGTTAGATGCTGGATACGGCAAGGCACATCATCGATTGGgatctcttcttcttcg CCTAGGGCAGGTGGAAAGTGCAAAAAGACACCTCTGCATTCAAGGAGGACAGAAACCAGACGTGAATGACATGAAGAAGATACAAGCCTTGGAGATGCACTTGAACAAATGTACCGATGCTCGTAAGGTTAGCGATTGGAAAACCCTACTCAAGGAATGTGATGCTGCCATTGCAGCCGGAGCTGATGCTTGTACTCAG CTATATGCATGTAAAGCGGAAGCCTTACTGAAGCTTCACTTGCTCGACGATGCCAATGCAAACTTACCAAATATTTCAAACTTTGACTCATCCTCCATGACCCAGTCCACATTTTTTGGGATGTTTGCTGAAGCATATGTTCATTTTGTGCGAGCCCAAGTTGAAATGGCATTTGGAAG GTTTGAGGATGCAGTTAAAGAGGCGGAAAAGGCAGGACAGATAGATCCTAGAAATGTTGAAGTTTCTGTTCTTGTGACGAATGTGAGGCTAGTTTCAAGAGCTCGCACCCGTGGAAATAATCTATTCAAGTCGGAAAGGTTCACTGAAGCTTGCGCTGCTTATGGTGAAGGACTTAAGCATGATTCTTCTAACTCTATTCTCTATTGCAACCGAGCTGCTTGTTGGTTTAAGCTTGGAATGTGGGAGCGATCGGTTGATGATTGCAGTCAAGCCCTTTCCATTCAACCCAACTACACTAAGGCCCTTCTGAGAAGAGCAGCTTCTAACAGCAAG CTTGAACGGTGGGGTGAAGCTGTGAAAGATTACGAAGTTCTGAGGAAGGATCTTCCAGATGACAGTGAAGTAGCAGAGTCTTTGTTCCATGCCCAAGTTGCTTTCAAGAAATCCCGTGGGGAGGAAGTTCATAATCTAAAATTTGGTGGAGAAGTTGAACTCGTATCTAGCCTCGAACATTTCAAGGCTGCTGTTTCCTTACCAG GTGTTTCTGTGGTTCATTTCAAGATGGAAACCAATCAAAACTGCAGCCAAATATCTCACTTTCTCGACACATTATCTGGACGCCACCCTTCCATAAATTTTCTCAAG GTTGATATTGAGGAAACACCGACTGTGGGAGCGATTGAAAAGGTGAGTATAGTGCCAACGGTGAAGATTTACAAAAATGGCATTCGGGTGAAGGAAATGGTATGCCCAAGCCCAGAGTTTTTGGATTCGTCAGTGAGGCATTACAGTTGCTGA
- the LOC124924836 gene encoding protein DOG1-like 1, which produces MASTSNGTREDDDEGDEDKVEFKSCFTNWMTQQEDDLEELNRVMEFDSDDEVKLRAVVERVLGHFQNYLDKRSQTVRHNVSGLNIPSWCPTFEKSVLWMGGCRATICIRLVYALCGFEAEATIMEYLQGVRRENIGELTVNQFNLINTLQMNTTMEENRLCAEMISFQDSMVDEPLMSIAKCAKVVGERSEAIERAIERKTMEMGNLMKEANKLRLNTLKELLTNILTPLQSVKFLIVSKKLHLSLHQWSDNRDEVFNPTHNE; this is translated from the exons ATGGCATCAACTAGTAATGGAACCCGCGAAGACGACGATGAAGGCGACGAAGACAAAGTCGAGTTCAAGTCCTGCTTCACGAACTGGATGACACAACAAGAAGATGACCTGGAGGAACTGAACCGTGTTATGGAGTTTGATTCGGATGATGAAGTAAAACTCCGGGCTGTGGTGGAAAGGGTGTTGGGTCATTTCCAGAATTACCTTGATAAGAGGTCACAGACGGTTCGTCACAACGTGTCGGGTTTGAACATACCGTCGTGGTGCCCAACTTTCGAGAAGTCCGTCCTCTGGATGGGAGGATGTCGAGCCACCATATGCATCCGGTTGGTGTACGCGTTGTGTGGGTTTGAGGCGGAGGCGACAATAATGGAGTATCTCCAAGGAGTGAGGAGGGAAAATATCGGCGAGCTAACTGTCAACCAATTCAATCTCATCAACACACTCCAAATGAACACAACCATGGAAGAGAACCGACTTTGTGCTGAAATGATTTCTTTTCag GATAGTATGGTTGATGAGCCGCTGATGAGTATTGCCAAGTGCGCCAAAGTAGTGGGGGAGCGTAGTGAGGCGATTGAGAGAGCAATAGAGAGGAAAACGATGGAAATGGGGAATTTGATGAAAGAAGCCAACAAACTGAGGTTGAACACACTCAAAGAACTGCTTACCAATATTCTCACGCCCCTTCAGTCAGTCAAGTTTCTCATCGTCTCCAAGAAACTTCATCTTTCCCTCCATCAATGGAGCGATAACCGTGACGAAGTCTTTAATCCAACCCACAACGAGTGA
- the LOC124924835 gene encoding protein DOG1-like 2: MDSSTTSNGNTFLSRFTGCYMDWIEQQKQDLDELNHALLTSANDDANLRVVIGRILDHFHDFLHRRLELVLIDAPTLLCKYWSSINLERSILWMGECRPTMSIRLVLAICRMETVASLLGGVRTGNLGELDYYQLNSINTLLLKTVEDEDALHSKMASFQERTWDEPLIRIVRNANRVGEWTEEVSKALDVYAANLGDLLKEADKLRMDTLKDLVEILTPFQAVDMLISSKKLQLSLHGDTNTTTNNTNTNNTNTNNTNTNNTTTNN, translated from the exons ATGGATTCTTCGACTACCAGCAACGGTAACACCTTCCTGAGCCGCTTCACCGGCTGCTACATGGACTGGATTGAACAACAGAAACAAGACCTCGATGAACTCAACCATGCTCTGTTGACATCTGCCAATGATGACGCCAATCTCCGTGTGGTCATCGGCCGTATCTTGGATCATTTCCATGACTTCCTCCACAGGCGTTTGGAGCTCGTTCTCATCGACGCGCCGACCTTGTTGTGCAAGTACTGGAGCAGCATTAATTTGGAGAGATCCATCCTCTGGATGGGCGAATGCCGCCCCACCATGTCAATCCGTCTGGTGTTAGCCATCTGTCGCATGGAGACTGTTGCGTCACTTCTCGGGGGAGTGAGGACCGGGAATCTGGGCGAGCTGGATTATTATCAGCTCAACAGCATTAACACGCTCCTATTGAAGACAGTTGAGGATGAGGATGCACTCCATAGTAAAATGGCTAGTTTTCAG GAGAGAACTTGGGACGAGCCATTGATAAGAATAGTGAGGAATGCGAACCGAGTTGGGGAGTGGACTGAGGAAGTGAGTAAGGCATTGGATGTATATGCAGCTAATTTGGGGGATTTGCTTAAGGAAGCAGACAAGCTGAGGATGGACACACTCAAAGATCTGGTTGAAATTCTCACCCCATTTCAGGCTGTTGATATGCTCATCTCCTCCAAGAAGCTTCAACTCTCTCTTCATGGAGACACCAACACCACCACCAACAACACCAACACCAACAACACCAACACCAACAACACCAACACCAACAACACCACCACCAACAACTGA
- the LOC124925688 gene encoding uncharacterized protein LOC124925688, with product MIPQASFLSNTIFPNPFLSKSSYPLRTVHISVDKSLQNPKPFTIRCHSPPFLPHESTNRRDVRSYAGRSKKTPGEPSSGRIEGSAELRKEVKRNAHRRSRKLAENLFYRLKNPHKNYPDNFSEEELQMIGLGYDRLVRFMDKDDPNLRHPHDWYKYGQFGPYSWRGVVLGEPIRPSLSDEYVSMIGEVRDQEEWEKIERFEMAEEFGKQMNSMDKKNGGLRYYWVFVRHPKWRVSDLPWEQWTLVSEVVLEARKQRLDKWNLMGRLGNNSRASITQCAAWFRPDILYVKRPVYQCRFEPQEEFFKGLAPLLNPETEGNFLCELEDEDGNVQLVTYFGGLCKLVKVNQKAFVDDVVKGYEKLSDEKKSKCLQFLLGNHPFHLLHPYTKEWKAKLEEMEMGCDAPEDDDDDHHSSSHGNGDDENEMVDWIDDENNDDIVLDMDEIADDEDDDELGIKDEYLEEEEEEEKEKKHWEDEFKKALSSSEEMENLVKRSIESNNKVYEKQMKMMGIDKEDEEQEEGQGENEMELRGRRAKVSKEEWRRLGYGRFRKRVKRSIAPPGLFLRAAVRPFTYKNLVKEIVLTRHAFLDGEIGKK from the coding sequence ATGATCCCTCAAGCATCTTTTCTGTCTAACACCATCTTCCCAAACCCATTTCTCTCCAAATCATCATACCCTCTCCGCACAGTCCATATCTCAGTTGATAAATCCCTccaaaaccctaaacccttTACCATCAGATGCCATAGCCCTCCATTTCTACCCCATGAATCTACAAACCGCCGTGATGTTCGTTCCTACGCCGGAAGGAGTAAGAAGACTCCAGGTGAGCCCTCCTCTGGACGCATTGAGGGAAGCGCCGAGCTCCGCAAAGAGGTCAAACGCAACGCCCACCGTCGGAGCCGTAAGCTTGCGGAGAATCTTTTCTACAGATTGAAGAATCCCCACAAGAATTACCCCGACAATTTCTCCGAGGAGGAGCTCCAAATGATCGGTTTAGGGTATGATAGGTTGGTAAGGTTTATGGATAAAGACGACCCTAATCTTCGTCATCCTCATGACTGGTACAAGTATGGTCAATTTGGACCCTATTCGTGGCGCGGCGTCGTTTTGGGTGAGCCCATCCGTCCGAGCCTTTCAGACGAGTACGTGTCCATGATTGGGGAAGTTCGAGACCAAGAAGAATGGGAGAAGATAGAGAGGTTCGAAATGGCGGAAGAATTTGGGAAGCAGATGAATTCAATGGATAAGAAGAATGGTGGGTTGCGTTATTATTGGGTTTTTGTTCGTCATCCAAAATGGAGAGTTTCAGATTTGCCATGGGAACAATGGACATTGGTTTCTGAGGTTGTTCTTGAAGCTCGAAAACAGAGACTAGATAAATGGAATTTGATGGGTAGACTTGGCAACAATTCCCGAGCTTCAATCACCCAATGTGCTGCTTGGTTCAGACCCGATATATTATATGTGAAGAGGCCTGTTTATCAGTGTAGATTTGAACCTCAGGAAGAATTCTTCAAGGGATTGGCGCCATTGTTAAATCCAGAGACGGAGGGAAACTTTCTGTGTGAGCTTGAGGATGAAGATGGGAATGTCCAACTGGTAACTTATTTTGGTGGGTTATGTAAACTTGTGAAGGTAAATCAGAAAGCATTTGTTGATGATGTTGTAAAGGGATATGAGAAGCTGAGTGATGAGAAGAAGTCAAAATGTTTGCAGTTTCTGCTTGGAAACCACCCGTTTCATCTTCTCCATCCATACACGAAGGAATGGAAGGCTAAACTGGAGGAAATGGAGATGGGTTGCGATGCtcctgaagatgatgatgatgatcatcataGTAGTAGCCATGGAAATGGGGATGATGAGAATGAGATGGTTGACTGGATAGATGATGAGAATAATGATGATATTGTTTTAGACATGGATGAAATTGcagatgatgaagatgatgatgaattgGGTATTAAGGATGAATATttagaagaagaggaggaagaagaaaaagagaaaaagcaTTGGGAAGATGAGTTTAAGAAGGCTTTAAGTAGCAGTGAAGAAATGGAGAATCTTGTGAAACGAAGTATAGAAAGTAACAACAAGGTGTATGAGAAGCAAATGAAAATGATGGGAATTgataaagaagatgaagaacaagaagaaggaCAAGGAGAGAATGAGATGGAGTTGAGAGGTAGAAGAGCTAAAGTGTCTAAAGAAGAATGGAGACGCCTTGGTTATGGACGATTTAGGAAGAGAGTCAAGAGAAGCATTGCTCCGCCTGGTCTTTTCTTAAGAGCTGCTGTTAGACCCTTCACTTACAAGAATCTTGTCAAGGAGATTGTCTTGACCAGACACGCCTTTTTAGACGGCGAGATAGGTAAGAAATGA